In Falco naumanni isolate bFalNau1 chromosome 5, bFalNau1.pat, whole genome shotgun sequence, the following are encoded in one genomic region:
- the ZBTB20 gene encoding zinc finger and BTB domain-containing protein 20, with protein sequence MTERIHSINLHNFSNSVLETLNEQRNRGHFCDVTVRIHGSMLRAHRCVLAAGSPFFQDKLLLGYSDIEIPSVVSVQSVQKLIDFMYSGVLRVSQSEALQILTAASILQIKTVIDECTRIVSQNVGEVYPVIQDSGQETPRGTPESGTSGQSTDTESGYLQSHSQHSVDRIYSALYACSMQNGSGERSFYSGAVVSHHETALGLPRDHHMEDPSWITRIHERSQQMERYLSTTPETTHCRKQPRPVRIQTLMGNIHIKQEMEDDYDYYGQQRVQILERNESEECTEDTDQAEGTESEPKGESFDSGVSSSIGTEPDSMEQQFMAGLGRDGQQEPSQADQNDVPADGTQPQPQQQHVDANSSSPERSNDVEMDSKVLTVNNSTEKGALQPSVNTTVAQPLPTTQIYLRQTETLTSNLRMPLTLTSNTQVIGTAGNTYLPALFTTQSAGSGPKPFLFSLPQPLAGQQTQFVTVSQPGLSTFTAQLPAPQPLAPSAGHSTAGGQGEKKPYECTLCNKTFTAKQNYVKHMFVHTGEKPHQCSICWRSFSLKDYLIKHMVTHTGVRAYQCSICNKRFTQKSSLNVHMRLHRGEKSYECYICKKKFSHKTLLERHVALHSATNGTPGATGTGARAVPAGVVACTEGTTYVCSVCPAKFDQIEHFNDHMRMHVSDG encoded by the exons ATGACAGAGCGCATTCATAGCATCAACCTTCACAACTTCAGCAATTCCGTGCTCGAGACCCTCAACGAGCAGCGCAACCGTGGCCACTTCTGTGACGTGACGGTCCGCATCCACGGGAGCATGCTACGCGCCCACCGTTGTGTGCTGGCGGCTGGCAGCCCCTTCTTCCAGgacaagctgctgctgggctaCAGCGACATCGAGATCCCCTCAGTGGTGTCAGTCCAGTCTGTGCAAAAGCTCATTGACTTCATGTACAGTGGGGTGCTGCGGGTCTCACAGTCAGAGGCCCTCCAAATCCTCACAGCTGCCAGCATCCTGCAGATCAAGACTGTGATTGATGAGTGCACAAGGATTGTCTCGCAAAATGTGGGAGAGGTCTACCCGGTGATTCAGGATTCTGGCCAGGAGACACCCAGGGGAACACCCGAATCAGGCACCTCGGGGCAGAGCACTGACACAGAGTCTGGCTACCTGCAGAGCCATTCGCAGCACAGTGTGGACAGGATCTATTCGGCCCTCTATGCCTGTTCCATGCAAAATGGCAGTGGGGAGCGCTCCTTTTACAGTGGAGCTGTGGTCAGCCACCATGAAACAGCCTTGGGGCTCCCCAGGGACCATCACATGGAAGACCCCAGCTGGATTACCCGGATCCATGAACGGTCACAACAGATGGAGCGGTACCTTTCCACCACTCCAGAGACCACACACTGCCGCAAGCAACCACGCCCTGTCCGAATTCAAACCCTCATGGGCAACATCCACATTAAGCAGGAGATGGAGGATGACTATGACTACTATGGCCAACAGAGGGTGCAGATCCTTGAGCGCAATGAGTCTGAGGAATGCACTGAGGACACTGACCAAGCAGAAGGCACTGAGAGTGAGCCTAAAGGGGAGAGTTTTGACTCGGGAGTCAGTTCCTCCATTGGCACTGAGCCCGATTCCATGGAGCAGCAGTTTATGGCTGGTCTGGGCCGGGATGGGCAGCAAGAACCTTCTCAAGCAGATCAAAATGACGTCCCCGCTGATGGCACTCAGCcgcagccgcagcagcagcatgtaGATGCCAACTCTTCCTCGCCAGAGAGAAGCAATGACGTTGAAATGGACAGCAAAGTGCTCACAGTCAATAACAGCACCGAAAAGGGGGCTCTGCAGCCTTCTGTCAACACAACTGTTGCCCAACCATTGCCAACCACACAGATCTACTTACGCCAGACAGAAACCCTCACCAGCAATCTGAGGATGCCACTGACCCTGACCAGCAACACTCAGGTCATTGGCACAGCTGGCAACACCTACCTGCCTGCCCTTTTCACCACACAGTCTGCTGGCAGTGGCCCTAAGCCTTTTCTCTtcagcctgccccagcctttAGCTGGCCAACAGACACAGTTTGTGACAGTGTCCCAGCCTGGCCTGTCAACCTTTactgcccagctgccagccccacagcccttGGCCCCATCTGCGGGTCACAGCACAGCAGGTGGGCAAGGCGAAAAAAAGCCTTACGAGTGCACTCTGTGTAACAAGACTTTCACCGCCAAACAGAACTACGTCAAGCACATGTTTGTACACACAG GTGAGAAACCCCATCAATGCAGCATCTGTTGGCGCTCCTTCTCTTTAAAGGATTACCTAATCAAACACATGGTGACGCACACCGGCGTGAGGGCGTACCAGTGTAGTATCTGCAACAAGCGCTTCACCCAGAAGAGCTCCCTTAATGTGCACATGCGCCTCCACCGTGGGGAGAAGTCCTACGAGTGCTACATCTGCAAGAAGAAGTTCTCCCACAAGACCCTGCTGGAGAGGCATGTGGCTCTGCACAGTGCCACCAACGGCACGCCAGGAGCCACCGGCACTGGCGCGAGGGCCGTCCCTGCCGGGGTAGTGGCCTGCACGGAGGGGACCACTTACGTCTGCTCTGTCTGTCCAGCTAAGTTTGACCAAATCGAGCATTTCAACGACCACATGAGGATGCATGTGTCAGACGGATAA